Part of the Carnobacterium pleistocenium FTR1 genome is shown below.
GGTGTATTTCAACCGATCATTCTTCGTGAGTCAAAAATCAAAGGATATGAGATCATAGCTGGGGAACGCCGATTTAGAGCTTCTAAATTAGCCGGAAAAGAAACAATACCTGCCATTATCCGCGAATTTGACGAAGAAAAGATGATGGAAGTCGCTGTGTTAGAAAATTTACAAAGAGAAGACCTAACATCACTTGAAGAAGCAGAAGCGTATGAAATGATGATGAAAAAACTGAAATTAACGCAAGAGGAAGTAGCAACACGTTTAGGTAAAAGTCGACCATATATCGCTAATTATTTGCGATTATTAGGATTGCCGGATGCTGTTAAGGAAATGCTACAAAATGAAGATATTTCAATGGGTCAAGCAAGAACACTGTTGGGATTAAAAGAAAAAAAACAAATCACAAAATTAGCTAAACGGGTAGTTCGAGATCATTTGACCGTTCGTCAATTAGAGCAATTAGTGAATAAAATGAACCAACCTAAAGAAGTAGCAGAACAACCAAACAAAAATGAAAAAAAACCTTATTATATTCGTGAGAGTGAAGAACGACTAATGGATAAATTCGGTACAAGTGTGTCTATCAACGAAAAAAATCAAAAAGGAAAAATTGAAATTGAATACCTTTCTACAGATGACTTAACACGCATTTTAGATATTCTAAATATTCAATTTGATGATGAATAAGCGCCGATAGGGAGATTAGTGATGGAAAAAAAATACGATTTAAATGACATTGTTGAAATGAAAAAACCTCATCCTTGTGGGGCAAACCGTTGGCAAATCATTAGAATGGGTATGGATATACGAATCAAATGTACGCAATGCGGCCATATGGTTATGATGCCAAGAAGAGATTTTGAAAAGAAAATGAAAAAAGTTTTAGAACCAGCCGAAAAGAACGAATAAAAAACTATTAAACAAGAAAGAGTGAATTTAACTATGGCATTAACAGCAGGAATCGTAGGTTTACCAAACGTAGGTAAATCAACTTTATTTAACGCAATTACAAAAGCAGGAGCAGAAGCTGCTAATTATCCTTTTGCAACAATTGACCCCAACGTAGGAGTTGTCGAAGTACCTGATCATCGCTTAAAGCGTCTAGAAGAATTAGTTGTACCAAAGAGAACTCTTCCAACTACATTTGAATTTACCGATATTGCTGGAATTGTAAAAGGGGCAAGTAAAGGTGAAGGGCTTGGAAATAAGTTTTTAGCTAATATTCGTCAAGTGGATGCTATTTGTCATGTTGTTCGTTGTTTTGAAGATGATAATATTATTCATGTTGAAGGTAAAGTCGATCCGATCTCAGATATTGAAACAATTAATTTAGAATTGGTACTAGCTGACTTAGAATCAGTTGAAAAACGCTATGCTCGCGTTGCAAAAGTTGCACGTACAAAAGATAAAGATGCTGTTGCTGAATTAGCCGTATTGGATATGATCAAACCGGTTTTAGAAGAGGGAAAATCAGCTCGTTCAATCAAATTCAATGAAGATGAAGAAAAAATCGTTAGAAGCTTATTTTTATTAACGGCAAAACCAGTTTTGTATGTAGCAAATGTTTCTGAAGATCAAGTAGCGGATACTGAAAACGATGATCTTGTTAATCAAGTACGAAAATTTGCAGCTGAAGAAAATGCAGAAGTAAATGTGATTTGTGCAAGGATCGAAGAAGAAATCGCCGAACTTGAAGATGAAGAAAAAGAATTATTTTTAGAAGAGTTAGGTATTCAAGAATCTGGTTTAGATCAATTGATCCGATCAGCGTATAACCTTTTAGGATTAGGGACGTACTTTACTGCGGGTGTTCAAGAAGTTCGCGCATGGACTTTTAAAAAAGGGATGAAGGCTCCTCAAGCGGCTGGAGTTATCCATAGTGATTTTGAACGAGGATTCATTCGAGCAGAAACAATCGCTTATGAAGACTTTGATAAATATGGAAGTGAACAAGCCGCAAAAGAAGCTGGTCGTATGCGTTCTGAAGGAAAAGAGTACGTTGTTAATGATGGAGACGTACTATTGTTTAGATTTAATGTATAAATAACAGTTGACTAAAAAAAGTCTAGCAAGGCCTAGAAAGGGGCAGTTGATCCGTGGAAGAAACACAAGTAAATACAACTCAAGCGAAAAAAGAAGAAAATAGTGCTTTGCTTCAAAAATTAACTAAACGAAATGAACAATACATGATGAGTTTGAATAAAGCTTTAGCTGAAAAAAATATGCCTGAAGCAAAAAAAGAGGAAATATTTAATGATATGCTCCACAATTTAGTCGAACGTCAAAAATCCGGCGAAACAGCTCGTCAATTATATGGTACAGTCACTGAATGTGCTAACCAGTTAGTTGCTAAACCTGAGCAGTCTCAAACGGGCACCTCTGAGAACTGGAAAATTGCTTTAGATGGTGGTTTGATGTTAGGTGGATTGTTCTCTCTAATAACCGGTCTTTCGAGCTTATTCAGTAATGTGGAAGGATCTTCTTCACTAGGATTGATAACTACTTTATTGAACTTCGTTATAGGAGGAGTAGTCATTCTTTTGATTGCTAAAAATATGCCGGATAGAAAACAACCTAAAAAAGGTGGAATGCTTCGCTATATCCTTGTTTCAACTTTGGGTATGTTGACGTTAATGTTTGTAATGACCGGTTCAATGATGATTATTCCAGCTACTATTAATATACCAATAAACACTATTGGTAATGTAGTAATAGGTATTTTAGCTTTTGTTGCAAAATACTTTGCAAAAAGAAAATTAAATATTCGCGGTGGACTATTCTAGATTCCAGAAAATAACTAAGCAAATAAAAAATTCCAATCAACTGAATTCGTTTAGTTGTTTGGGATTTTTCTCATTTTTTTTTCATTATAGAGCGTTTAACTACGAGCGAATGGGTAGAAAAAGACCTTTAAGGATTAATTTAAACATCTGCTCTTGACTAACCTAGTTATCTCTGTTATTTTTGTAGATAAAATTATTGAACAAAGCGAAAAAAGGAGCGGATGGTTGTAATGTCTAATTGGGAAACGAAATTTGCGAAAAAAGGGTTTACATTTGATGATGTATTGTTAGTACCTGCTGAAAGCCATGTCCTACCAAATGAAGTGGATTTAAGTATTCAACTAGCTAATAATATAAAACTAAATATTCCAATCATGAGTGCTAGCATGGATACTGTAACAGACTCAAGGATGGCTATTGCAATGGCTCGTCAGGGTGGTCTAGGAGTTATTCATAAAAATATGAGTATCCAACAACAAGCAGATGAAGTTAGACAGGTAAAACGTTCTGAGAGCGGCGTTATTCTGGATCCTTTCTTTTTAACTCCCACCCATTCAGTTTCAGAAGCAGAACATTTGATGAACCGTTACCGTATCAGTGGTGTGCCAATCGTAAACACTATGGAAGAACGTATATT
Proteins encoded:
- the ychF gene encoding redox-regulated ATPase YchF, translating into MALTAGIVGLPNVGKSTLFNAITKAGAEAANYPFATIDPNVGVVEVPDHRLKRLEELVVPKRTLPTTFEFTDIAGIVKGASKGEGLGNKFLANIRQVDAICHVVRCFEDDNIIHVEGKVDPISDIETINLELVLADLESVEKRYARVAKVARTKDKDAVAELAVLDMIKPVLEEGKSARSIKFNEDEEKIVRSLFLLTAKPVLYVANVSEDQVADTENDDLVNQVRKFAAEENAEVNVICARIEEEIAELEDEEKELFLEELGIQESGLDQLIRSAYNLLGLGTYFTAGVQEVRAWTFKKGMKAPQAAGVIHSDFERGFIRAETIAYEDFDKYGSEQAAKEAGRMRSEGKEYVVNDGDVLLFRFNV
- a CDS encoding ParB/RepB/Spo0J family partition protein, with amino-acid sequence MVNKNSKGLGRGIDALFGDYAELSNINADNEQVQQILLTDIRPNPYQPRKTFDEAALNELAESIKLSGVFQPIILRESKIKGYEIIAGERRFRASKLAGKETIPAIIREFDEEKMMEVAVLENLQREDLTSLEEAEAYEMMMKKLKLTQEEVATRLGKSRPYIANYLRLLGLPDAVKEMLQNEDISMGQARTLLGLKEKKQITKLAKRVVRDHLTVRQLEQLVNKMNQPKEVAEQPNKNEKKPYYIRESEERLMDKFGTSVSINEKNQKGKIEIEYLSTDDLTRILDILNIQFDDE
- a CDS encoding DUF951 domain-containing protein, with the translated sequence MEKKYDLNDIVEMKKPHPCGANRWQIIRMGMDIRIKCTQCGHMVMMPRRDFEKKMKKVLEPAEKNE
- a CDS encoding DUF1129 domain-containing protein, which produces MEETQVNTTQAKKEENSALLQKLTKRNEQYMMSLNKALAEKNMPEAKKEEIFNDMLHNLVERQKSGETARQLYGTVTECANQLVAKPEQSQTGTSENWKIALDGGLMLGGLFSLITGLSSLFSNVEGSSSLGLITTLLNFVIGGVVILLIAKNMPDRKQPKKGGMLRYILVSTLGMLTLMFVMTGSMMIIPATINIPINTIGNVVIGILAFVAKYFAKRKLNIRGGLF